DNA from Deltaproteobacteria bacterium:
CTGCTTGGGCCGCGGAAGCTAAGCGGCGATCTGAGGAGCTTCGCAGCGGGCGAGTGAAGGGACGAACGTCGGCTCAGGTATACGCTCGCGCTCGGTCTGCGCTGTCGGCCTTGAGCTGATGGAGGTTATCTACCATCCAGAGGCCGACGATGAGGTGCTTGAGTCAGCCCGGTTCTACGAGCGGCGGAGCAAGGGCCTTGGATGGCGATTTCTGAGAGCCGCACAAGAGGCGGAAGCGCGGATCGTGCGCTCGCCGCGCGCGTTTCCCTTCCTCGACGAGCCCATCCGGAAGTGCGCGCTCGCCGGATTCCCGTTCAACCTCCTGTTCCGAATCGATGATGCAGCCCTGTTTGTCGTTGCAGCTGCGCATCAGCGTCGGCGGCCGGGCTACTGGCGACGGCGATTGCGCGGTCGTGCATAACAAGCGCCTCGAGCTGTCCGGCTTGAGCGTCGTTGCCAGTCGCGATCGTGACTACGCCGGCAGCTCAGGCGCAAGACGTTCGGCGCGACGGAGCAACTGGAAGCGTGAGCGGCCGGATCCAACCGTTCAGGGTCGGCACCAAGCAGGCGTGATGATACAAGTGACGTCTGCGAAACAAGCCCGGCTTTCCCCGTCTCACAGTGAAATAGCGGTGTATCTGCTGCTCATGGCCTTCATATCTAGCTGTGCCGCCGATGCCGCGATGGGCCGCTTGCGAGGGGCGTCGCCGCGGCTTTGGGCCCAACCCCAGGCGGTGATGCGGCCGGACTTCCCCACCGCAGAGCTATCGGTGAGCGCCCTCGAGAAAGTGAAGTCGACTGCTCCCGGGTCGCAGGTACTACGCGACGCGCTCGTCGCCCAAGCGGCGGTGCGCAAATTCGTCACTGACCATGGCATCCCGGACGGGGTCCGCATCACCAATCATGGACTGCAGTTGGAGTTAATGTACGTGCAGACGTCGACGGTGTACGTGTTTGCGTTGGGCGATCTGCTGCCAGCCGATCTGGTTGGAACGCGTGAACTCAACTACGTCGAACGCACCGCCATCAATCCTGAGAACCACTGGCAGCGGGCCTCGAATGACCTGCGCCTTTATCTTGACGACGCGTCGCGCTTGCTCCGGATCGGCCGACGGCTACTGCGGGCGGTGGCACCGCAAGGCCTGCCGGCGCGCGATCTCGGTTTCATGGTGGTGGATGCCACGCCGGCGAGTGCGAAGGTGTTCGGCCTGCCGGAGGAATCTCGCGGCGTGATTGTCGCGTACGTAGATCCCGATGGCCCGAGTGCGAGGCTCCTGAAACGCGGCGATCTGCTGACCGCCCTGGCTGATCGCCGCTTGTCTGGAATCGACGATTACCGGCCGGAAGAGGTTCAGGGCGGCGGCACGATCCCGGTGACGCGCTGGCGAGCTGGCGAGCAGGAATCGCTCGCAATCACGCCGGAGGCGCTGCCATTTGCACTGGAGATTCAGGTCATCGACATATCTGAGGTCAACGCCTTTGCCGTGCCAGGGTTGGTTGTTGTCACCCGGGCTATGCTCAACTTCTGCGACGACAACGAAC
Protein-coding regions in this window:
- a CDS encoding M48 family metalloprotease, which gives rise to MYLLLMAFISSCAADAAMGRLRGASPRLWAQPQAVMRPDFPTAELSVSALEKVKSTAPGSQVLRDALVAQAAVRKFVTDHGIPDGVRITNHGLQLELMYVQTSTVYVFALGDLLPADLVGTRELNYVERTAINPENHWQRASNDLRLYLDDASRLLRIGRRLLRAVAPQGLPARDLGFMVVDATPASAKVFGLPEESRGVIVAYVDPDGPSARLLKRGDLLTALADRRLSGIDDYRPEEVQGGGTIPVTRWRAGEQESLAITPEALPFALEIQVIDISEVNAFAVPGLVVVTRAMLNFCDDNELAFVFGHELGHIAERQSGTRKEREAMRKGGIAPGVIAPPEDFSQLQLRLLLASLANWRSESSLSLQEQELLADRHGIEYAVHAGYDPTAAVRFLEVLARREDIRPVVEFIKAHPPAAERLQQARKIIGELPPRSSSSAEGYRSTRQPTLN
- a CDS encoding addiction module protein, whose product is MEARKSDLEQKVLRLSVARRARLARVLLDSLDGETEEDVEAAWAAEAKRRSEELRSGRVKGRTSAQVYARARSALSALS